The region AGGATGTTTGCCTTTAGTTTATGTTCTTTGGCACTGTTATTATTAGAGAAACAAAGAAATACTTGGAAGGATAAATGTGGTAACAAGGATTGTCTCATTCAAAGAGAAAGGACGGTTTGAACAGATACGTTACTATTGCGACGATCAAGAAATAGCGACGGAATTATATGATAAAAATGGCATTCTTCTTCATGGGACAGGTACAATTCCCAACGGTATTGTGAGGGAGTACTACCGAATCGGTGTGATAAAAAAAGAAATTATGTTCAAAGATGGCAGAGCACATGGAAGGGGTATTGATTATTACCCAAGTGGGGAAATATTTGAGAAAAGCACTTTCATGCAAGGCCACTTGCACGGTCCAAGTAGAATGTATAGACGTGACGGCACACCATGGGTTGAAGCAAACTATAAAGACGGCAAACTTAACGGAGCTTTTACAAGTTATCATGATAATGGGAACATCGAAACAAGAGCAGAATACAGTGACGGGAGATTAAATGGATCATATAAAAAGTGCGACATATATGGCAACTTGCTGGAAGAGGGGACGTTCAACCAAGGGGAACGGCGGGGCGACTACAGGTACTATCATACAACCGGACAGTTGGCAAGGATTGAGAGATACAGCCGAGGAAAACTAATCTGTCTTGAGGAATTTGATGAGGAAGGCAGGGCAACTATCGTTACAGAGTATAGATAAAATGTATCAGGAGGTAACGTTATGAAAACAAGAGAAATCTATATAACGGAATACGACATGGAAAAACTACGCGCGATTATAGAGATATATGGCGGGAACGATAATCCCTACCTTGAAAATCTGGAAGATGAGCTGGACAAAGCAAGGGTCGTGGATCCGAAAAACATCCCTGATAATGTTGTCACCATGAATTCAATAGTCCGCATCAAAGACTTGGATACTGGCGAAGAAAAGACATTCACT is a window of Syntrophorhabdaceae bacterium DNA encoding:
- the rnk gene encoding nucleoside diphosphate kinase regulator, with the translated sequence MKTREIYITEYDMEKLRAIIEIYGGNDNPYLENLEDELDKARVVDPKNIPDNVVTMNSIVRIKDLDTGEEKTFTLVFPGKTNITEKAVSILAPIGTALIGYREGDIIEWEVPAGTKRFQVMEVIYQPERLGNYDL
- a CDS encoding toxin-antitoxin system YwqK family antitoxin codes for the protein MVTRIVSFKEKGRFEQIRYYCDDQEIATELYDKNGILLHGTGTIPNGIVREYYRIGVIKKEIMFKDGRAHGRGIDYYPSGEIFEKSTFMQGHLHGPSRMYRRDGTPWVEANYKDGKLNGAFTSYHDNGNIETRAEYSDGRLNGSYKKCDIYGNLLEEGTFNQGERRGDYRYYHTTGQLARIERYSRGKLICLEEFDEEGRATIVTEYR